Proteins co-encoded in one Nicotiana sylvestris chromosome 7, ASM39365v2, whole genome shotgun sequence genomic window:
- the LOC104249311 gene encoding NAC domain-containing protein 104-like, whose translation MGDNNVNLPPGFRFSPTDEELVVHFLQRKASLLPCHPDVIPDLHLYPYDPWDLDGKAMAEGNKWYFYSRATNETRITGNGYWQPVGVDESIMSSSNHKVIGTKKYYAFYMGDEPPQGHKTNWLMQEYRLSHSSASATRSSSRTSTTHSTNGYYSKWVICRVYESNSDNDENDSAELSCLDEVFLSLDDLDDDNISLPH comes from the exons ATGGGGGATAATAATGTAAACCTACCACCTGGCTTTAGGTTCAGCCCAACAGATGAGGAGCTGGTTGTTCATTTTCTCCAACGCAAAGCTTCTCTCTTACCTTGCCATCCTGATGTCATTCCCGATCTTCATCTTTATCCCTATGATCCTTGGGATTTGGATG GAAAAGCAATGGCAGAAGGAAACAAATGGTATTTCTATAGTAGGGCAACAAATGAGACCAGAATCACAGGGAATGGATACTGGCAACCTGTAGGAGTTGATGAATCAATAATGTCAAGTTCCAATCACAAAGTTATTGGGACGAAGAAATACTATGCATTTTACATGGGTGATGAGCCACCACAAGGCCATAAAACCAATTGGCTAATGCAGGAATACAGGCTTTCTCATTCTTCAGCTTCAGCAACTAGATCATCCTCTAGAACATCAACAACTCATTCCACAAAT GGGTACTATAGTAAATGGGTAATTTGTCGTGTATACGAAAGCAACTCTGACAATGACGAAAATGATAGCGCGGAGCTTTCATGTTTGGATGAAGTATTCCTTTCACTAGATGATCTTGATGATGATAACATTAGTTTGCCACATTAG